Proteins encoded within one genomic window of Nitrospira sp.:
- a CDS encoding class I SAM-dependent RNA methyltransferase, whose protein sequence is MDGRSRRFFAPCPRGLEGVLEQELHDLGVPATFKTDGGVGFTAPWSTMYWVNLKSHIASRVLWEVGQGPYQTEDDVYRAAYALPWPDWFAPSQTIKVKVSARRCPLPSLDFLTLRIKDAVCDKFVAMRQRRPSVDTERPHIKLDAFLDQSTITFYLDTSGEPLFKRGYRIASVEAPLKENLAAGILRLAGWTPSDVLLDPMCGGGTIALEAALMARRIPPGMARHFAFERLMIHDDKLWGRLREAALTKRLTDVPAAIYASDQDPAMVKIAQRAFQGAGVVVDVRVKQSDILDLEAPAEQGVMVINPPYGVRLSHPDELASLYPKLGDWLKQRFAGWRVYVLTGDARVPKLIGLAPSKRIPLFNGDLECRLYEFVIVPGGARRRLGMR, encoded by the coding sequence ATGGACGGAAGATCACGACGATTCTTTGCCCCCTGCCCACGAGGCTTGGAGGGGGTACTGGAGCAGGAACTCCACGATCTGGGTGTGCCGGCCACATTCAAGACCGACGGCGGCGTCGGGTTCACGGCTCCCTGGTCGACGATGTATTGGGTCAATCTCAAGAGTCACATCGCCAGTCGTGTCCTTTGGGAAGTCGGCCAGGGTCCCTATCAAACAGAAGACGATGTGTATCGCGCAGCCTATGCGCTCCCCTGGCCCGACTGGTTTGCGCCCTCGCAGACGATCAAAGTCAAAGTGAGCGCGCGGCGCTGCCCGCTCCCGAGTCTGGATTTTCTCACCCTCCGAATCAAAGACGCCGTGTGCGACAAATTCGTCGCCATGCGGCAACGGCGGCCCAGCGTCGACACGGAACGGCCGCACATCAAGTTGGATGCCTTTCTCGATCAGAGCACCATCACCTTCTACTTGGACACCTCAGGCGAACCCCTCTTCAAACGGGGCTACCGGATCGCGTCGGTCGAAGCGCCGTTGAAGGAAAATCTGGCGGCAGGCATCCTCCGGCTCGCCGGTTGGACGCCGAGCGACGTGCTGCTTGATCCCATGTGTGGGGGCGGGACCATCGCCCTCGAAGCCGCGTTGATGGCCCGTCGGATTCCCCCGGGGATGGCCCGCCATTTTGCCTTTGAGCGGCTGATGATTCACGATGACAAACTGTGGGGCCGTCTGCGCGAAGCGGCGCTCACCAAACGCCTGACCGATGTTCCCGCCGCCATCTATGCGTCGGATCAGGATCCGGCCATGGTGAAGATTGCTCAGCGGGCGTTTCAAGGGGCGGGGGTGGTGGTCGATGTGCGTGTGAAGCAGAGCGACATTCTGGACCTGGAGGCTCCGGCGGAGCAGGGTGTCATGGTCATCAATCCGCCCTATGGCGTTCGCTTGAGTCATCCCGATGAGTTGGCGTCACTCTACCCAAAGCTGGGCGATTGGCTGAAGCAGAGATTTGCCGGATGGCGAGTCTATGTGTTAACGGGCGACGCCCGTGTGCCGAAACTCATCGGCCTCGCCCCGTCGAAACGCATCCCCCTCTTCAACGGCGACCTGGAATGCCGGCTGTACGAATTCGTCATCGTCCCAGGCGGCGCACGACGGCGACTGGGGATGCGGTAA